In Bogoriella caseilytica, the genomic window GCTCTTCCACCAGCTCAGGAGCGAGACCGGCGCGGCCGTGGCGCTGCAGCGCTCCTCCTTGCCCGAGCAGCTGCCCTCGCCGGAGAAGTGGACCATCGGTGCGTGCTACTACCCGGCCGACGGCGCACGCGTGGGCGGGGACTGGTACGACGTCTTCGAGCTTCCCTCTGGCGATATCGCGCTCGTCGTCGGTGACGTGGCTGGGCACGGCCTGGCCGCTGCCTCCACCATGAGCCAGCTGCGCAACGGCCTGCGCTCACTCCTGATCTCCGATCCGCGGCCCCAGGTTGCCGTCTCCGGTCTGGATCGACTCCTCCGGCAGTTGCTGCCTCAGGACATGGCCACGCTCTGGCTGGGCCTGTTCGACCCCGCGACCGGTAGGGTCGACTACCTCAGCTGCGGGCATCCGCCCGCCATGATCGCCCGGGCCGGCGGCGCGCGCCGCCTCGATCTGGCCGATGAGTTGCCCTTGGGTTTCCTGCTGCGCCCGCCGCAGCCACTGACCTTCACCCTGCAGCCCGATGAGACCCTGCTGGTCTACAGCGACGGCTTGGTGGAGCGACGCGGTGAGTCTCTGGACCGCAGGATCGAGCAGCTCCGGGAGAACGTCGCAAGGTCCCAGGATCTCAACGTGCTCGGAGCGCTGATGTCTCCCGGGGAGTTCGATGACGACGTCACTATGCTGATGGTGCGCGGTCACCAGAATCCGGGTGGTTCCGAGCTGCAGCCCGATGAGGACTCCGAGCTCGCCTGCATCTGAACGGGTCTGCGTGGGCCGGGACTCGGCCGGAAGCTGAGCCCCGGGCTCAACCGCGCAAGGGCCAGGGGGCGGCGAAGATGGCCCACACGTGTTTGGTGCCGGTTCCGGTGTACCAACCCACCTCGACGGAGAGCAGGCGCGCCAGGTGCAGGCCCAGGCCTCCGGCACCGGGCACTCGGACACCTGCATAGACCGGCACGCTGTCGACATCGTGGTCGGCGACGTCGATGAGCCACTGATCGCCCTTGCGGGCGAGCTCCACGATCGTGGGCGGCAAGCCGTGCTTGAGCGCATTGGTCGCCAGTTCGGTGGCGAGCAGGGCCAGCTTCGCGGGGATGTCCGGGAGCTGGTCGTCGTCGTCGCCGGTGACCGAGAGGGCCTCCATCAGGCCGGCGCGAAGCCGGGACAGTTCGTCCGCTGAGGACAGGGTCCACGAGCTGTGGGGTTCGAAGCCAGCCGGTGGGCGGCTCCGGGAAATGTCGCCGTCCATCTCTTCAATCTCGTTGAAGAAGGCGGGGTCAGGGCCTGGTGGCGAATCCTCGGTGCTCACGAATCTCCTTCATGGAAGGCAGCATCTCTGCTGTCGGCCTGGCTCGCCCCCAGAAGAGAGGACGAGTGTGTTTACTGCGCGCGATGCGCGCCTTTCGCGAGGCGGGACGGCCACCAGATTCTGCTGCCGATGTCGTAGAAGAGCCCCGGTACCAGAAGTGAACGCACGATCAACGTATCGATGAGCACTCCGACAGCCACGATGAAGGCCAGCTGCACCAGGAACAGTAGCGGAATCACAGCCAACGCCGCGAAGGTGGCCGCCAGGACGATGCCGGCGGAGGTGATGACGCTCCCGGTGACCCGCAGGCCTTCCAGGGCGCCGCGGCGTGTGCCGATCACCTCCGCTTCCTCCCGGATCCTGGTGGCCAGGAAGATGCTGTAGTCGATACCGAGCGCCACCAGGAACACGAAGGCGAACAGCGGCACCACGGGATCGGCACCGGAGAAACCGAAGACGTGGTTGAAGAACACCGCGGAGATGCCCAGGGCGGAGAGGAAGGAGACCGTCGTCGCAGCGACGAGCAGCAGGGGGGCGATCACCGCGCGCAGCACCCCCATCAGGATCACGGCGATCACTGCCAGGACCAGGGGGATGATCGTCCACAGGTCCGAGCGTGCTGTGTCGCGGGTGTCGAGGGTGGTGGCGCTTTCCCCGCCGATGAGTACATTCGCGTCGATCTCCGGCAGCGTCTCGCGCAGTCGTTCCACGGTGGCGATCGCCGCATCGGAATCGGCCGGGTCGCTGAGCGTCGCCTGGATCTCGGCGACCTCGCGGCCCTCCACCTCGGTGGTCGCCGGCTCCTGCTCCTCGGCGTCGGCGGGCGGGCCCCCGGCCTCATCCGGGGCGTCACCCTCGCCCTCGGTGGGTGGCCCGTCGGCGGATGGAACCCCGTCCTCTCCCGGCTCGGTTCCGAGCGCTACCGAGGCCACGCCCTCGGTAGCCTCGATCTCCTCCACAAGCTCCTCGAGGAACTCGACGTCGCCGATGATGATGGCCGGGTTGCCGGTGCCACCGGGGAAGAGTTCTGCCAGGGTCTCCTGTCCGGTCACGGATTCAGGCTCGCCGAGCAGGAACTCCGACTCCGGCACGCCGGCGGCGCGGAAGGTGGGGGCCAGCGCAGCGGTGAGGATGAGGAACACGGCGGTGCCTACCCAGAGTCGTCGCGGGTGGCGGTCGGTCAGGGCGGCCAGCCATCCCCAGAACCCCGCGCGGGTCGCCACGCGCTTGTGGCCCGGGCCTCCGGCGTCGGAGTTGTGGGCGGAGGAGCTGTCGGCCGGCGCTGCGCGAGGAATGAACGGAAAGAAGGCCACGCGGCGGGTCAGTGCGAGCAGCGCCGGCAGGAAGGTCAGCGTGGCGAGCACGGCGCAGACGATGCCCACGCTGGCCACGGGGCCCAGGGCCTGGTTGGAGGTGAGATCGGAGAGCAGCAGGCAGAGCAAGCCGGCCACCACCGTGCCCGCCGAGGCGAGCACCGGGCGGATGACCGCCCGCCACGCTCGCCACAGGGCGCGGAGGGGATCGGGCTCTTCCCGCAGCGCGTCCCGGTAGCGCGCGATGAGCAGCAGCGCATAGTCGGTGGCAGCGCCGATGACGAGGATGAACAGAATGCCCTGCGCCTGGCCGTTGAGGTCGATCCACCCTGCGCTCGCCATCGCGTAGACCGCGACCACGGAGAGCGCCAGGGCGGCTACAGAGCTGGTCAGCACCAGCAGCGGGAGCACCGGGCTGCGGTAGACGATCAGCAGGATCAGGAAGACCGCGGCCACGGCCACGAGCAGCAGAATGGAGTCGATTCCGCCGAAGGCTTCCGAGAGGTCGGCAGCGAAGGCCGCCGGTCCCGTGACCTCGACGGTGATGCCATCCGGAGCGCTATCCAGGATCGCTCGGATCTCCTCGACCACCTCGGATTCGCCGGTGACGGCGGCGAAGGCTTGCGCGCCGGCCACCGTGTCCGGATCCGCGCCCGCGTCCTCGGCGGGAATCAGGGGTGAGACGGTGCCGACACCCTCGAGCCCGCCCACCTCCTCCAGCAGCTCCTCGATGGCGGCGAGATCCTCCGGTGAGAGCCCACCGTCATTGGTGGCCACCACGATCGCCGGAGGGTCGGTCTCGTCCTGTAGTTCGGCGCGAATCTCGAGCACCTGAGTGGACTCGGCGCTCTCGGGGAGGAAGTCCTGCTGGGACTGCGACTGCACCTCCGAGAGCTGGCCGAAGAACGGGCCGCCCCACCCGGCCACGCCGATCCAGAGAAGCACGAGGAGTGCGGGAACGAGCCACCTCGCGAGGGAGGTGCGGCGGGAGGTTCGATCCCGCTCGGAGACCGAGTGCATAGGCACATCATGCGGCCCATAGCGGTGTGGCGCACACCTATCCCACGTGGAGGCCACCACACCCGGCTGCGGTGGCAGGATGAGCCGGTGAGTGCGGTGTCGATCAGACGTTTCCTCCGGGGGCGCCAACCCTTCCCCCGTTCCGTTCTGGTCCTGACGGCCATCTCCTTCACCGTCGCGGTGGGGTTCGGCGTGATGTTGCCCGTGCTGCCGGTCTTCGCGCGGGACTTCGGCGTGGGCCCCTTCGCCGCCTCGGCCGTGGTCTCCGCCTTCGCCTTCGCCCGGCTGCTCACCGCTCCGGTGATCGGCCCGCTCCTCGCCCGCATCGGCGAGCGCCCGGTGCTGGTGGCCGGGCTGCTGATCGTGGCGGTGTCCTCCGCCGCGGCGGCTCTGGCCATGGACTACACCCAGTTCCTGATCTTCCGCAGCCTCGGCGGTATCGGCTCGGCGATGTTCACCGTGGCGGGAATGACCCTGCTGCTCGCCACGGTGCAGGCCGAGCAACGGGGTCGCGCCGCCAGCCTCTATCAGGGCGGATTCCTGCTGGGCGGAATGGGCGGGCCCGCCATCGGCGGGGCCCTGGCCACCATCTCCCTGACGGCACCGTTCTATTTCTACGCCGTGGTGCTGGTGGCTGCCGCAGTGATCGGGGCGGTCATGTTGCGCTCCTCGGGCCAGGGGCGCAACGACGACAGCGTGGAGGTCCGGCCCTTCGGGGACGTGCTGCGCGACACCCGCTTCCAGGCCGCCGCGATGGCCGGGCTAGGGCAGGGCTGGACCTCTTTCGGCGTCCGCTCCGCACTGGTTCCGCTGATGGTCGTGGAGGTCCTGCACGGGGAACCCTCGTGGACGGCCGTGGCCTTCACTGTTTCGTCGATCGCGCAGGCCATCGCCCTCGGCCCCGCCGGGCGTTTCGTGGACACGGTCGGCCGCAAACCGGCCATGATCGCCGGCGGGCTGGTGGGTGCGGCCGCCATGGCCGGCGTCTCACTGTCGCCGAACATCTGGGTGCTCACCGCGGCCCTCTCGGTCTACGGCGTGGCGGCGGCCTTCCTCAGTGCGGCGCCGGCCGCCGCGGTCGGCGACGCTGCCGGGGCCCGCTCCGGCACCCCGGTGGCGGTGTTCTCCATGGTCACCGACCTCGGCGCGATCGTCGGGCCGCTCGTGGCCGGCTGGATCGCCGAGCACGGCTCCTATCCACTGGCCTTCGGCGTGGGCGTCGGGATCATGCTGCTCGGCGCCGTGCTTGCTCTGCGCATGCCGGGCGGACGTCCGTCCCGCTCCGCGAGTTAGCTGCGGACCGGGCAGAGAAACCCAGGTCTGGCCCGACCGCGCACCTGCGCCCCGAACTCCGATGGTTCAGGGCAGCGGGTAGCGCTCTGGCTTGGCGGCAGCCAGATCCAGCAGGAAGGCGCGCTGTCGCGGATCAGCCCAGGCGGCGTCGTCGTTGTCCTCGAGCACCCAGGTGCCCTCCTCCCACAGCATGTGGTCCAGGGCTGCCGGCCAGAGCCCCCGCTCGGCCTCGCTGAACTGCACGTGGCGGAAGTACGCCCCGGCGAAGGTGCGCCATTCCTCGGCGGTGAACAGCCGGCCGGGGGCGCCGGGGCACTCGTTGTGGAAGAGCGTCAAGGCGAGGGCCAGGTCGAAGATCCGTGGCTCGAGGCCGCCATTGTCCGGATCGACCAGCACCGGGCCGGCGTCGGTGAAGATCAGGTTGTTCGCCTTGTAGTCACTGCTCACTGCGGTGCGCGCCAGGGCCTCTTCGCCGGCGCGCACGGCCGGGAAGGACTCCTCCCACCACCGGCGTCCGAGTTCGCGGACGTTCGCGACGTCGCCCTCGTGCGCAGTGAGGATCCCATCGAGCGTCTCCAGGTCGGTCGCGACATCGTCCCACCCTGTCTCAGGCCACCCGTACTCGCGCAGCCCGGCGGTGGGGACGGCGGCAGCGTGCATCCGCCCGAGGAAGTCCCCGGCGAGCCGGATCTGCTCACTCGTGCCCTGGTAGTCGGCGCCACCCACCCAGGGATAGACCACCCAGTGCTCGCCGTCGACCTCGCGAGGGTTGGGTGCCTGCATTGGAACGGGGGTCACCACCGGGACGTCGGCGCCGGCCAGTGCCTCGGTCCATGCCACGAGCGCCGTGGTGCGCTCGGCGTCGCCCGGGGTGCGCTTGAGCACGACCGCCGCGCCGTCCCCGCTGATGGCGCGGTAGACGCGGGCGTGCGGGGTCAGAGACGAGTCGTCGATGTGGCGCAGCCGGAATGCGGCAGCCAGGTCAGCGGTGGTGGGCGTTTCGCGATCGGTCACTGGCCAGAGGCTAGCGGCGCGCCGTGGCGAGCTGCCAGCCAATAACGCTGCCCCGTACGATCGAGCGAGTGAGTTCCTCTCAGTCTCGGCCCGCTCCGCGCTTGCGCTACGCGGCCTACATGACCGGCCTGCGGCACTTCCGCATGGGCGCCGGTGTGGTCATCCGCGGTGAGGGTGAACGTGTGTTGCTCGTGGAGCCGACCTACAAGGAGAACTGGGAGATCCCCGGTGGCGTGGTCGAGGCCGATGAGGCGCCCTGGGCCACTGCCGAGCGCGAAGTCCGCGAGGAACTCGGCCTGGAGTTCCGCGTCCAGCAGCCCTTGCTCATTGATCACCTGACCACCGATGTGCAGCTCGACGAGGGCATGGCCTCCCTGCTGGCCAGTGGTCGCCTCACCGAGGACGAGGCCGCTGTGCTGCGCGCCGAACGTGCCCTGAGCGCCGTGATGTGGCTTTTCGATGGCGGGACCCTGAGCGACAGTGAGGTCGACGCCCTGCGTCTGCCCGCCGCGGAACTGCGCTCGGTGCGGTTGTGCACGATGGATGAGGTCCGCGATCGCGTCAACGCCGGCATGTGGCGCCGGCTCACGCTCGCGCTGGAGGCGGCGCGTGGCGGCACCGGCCCGGTGCTCTGCGCGGACGGCGTCCCCCGCGCGCGAAGCTGAAGCTCTACCGGCGGCTGCCCCCTCTCCACGCGCCGTCCCTCTCGCCGCCCCGCATGCGGCCCCCGCGCCGCCCCGCATGCGGTGCCCCGCGCCGCCCCCTCACGCGGTGCCCCCGTGCCGCCTCTCGTGCGTTTGTGGTCACTTGGAGCCGCTTTGAGGGCCAGATTCGGTGTTGAACAGGCGCAAACTGACCACAATCGGCGCCCACCCGGCCCACCCGGCCGAGCCCCACCCGGCCCACCCGGCCGAGCCCCACCCGGCCCGGCCTTACAGGCTCGCCGGAGCCAGGGGTGCCGACACGGGGGTGAGGTGGCCCGTCTGGTCGATGACGCGGACGTACTCAAGAGCGGGCACCGCGCGGGCCGGAGCGGGAGACTCGATGACGATCGTGGGCACGCGGCGCGCGGACCGGCCAGCCGCCACTGCCACGGCGAGGCCGGCCAGAACCACCACAGCCCCGATCACCGGCAGTGCCGTGTAGTCCAGCCCGAAGCCCAGAGCGGCACCACCCAGGACCGAGGCCGCCGTGGTCGCCAGCGAGAAGGCCGAGTGGTTGACCGCTGCGGCCATGGTCGGCGCGGTCCCACCGGCGCGGATGACCAGCAGCTGTACGCAGGTGTTCACCGAGAAGGCCGCGATCCCGAGCAGCACGAGCGCTCCCATCGCCAGCCAGGGCGAGCCCATGGCGGCACGGAAGACCAGCAGCGTCACTGTGAGGAGGACGAGCGCGGTGTAGAGCGCCGGGCGCAGGGCACGATCGGCCAGCGGACCGATCACGAGCGCGCCGAGCATGGTGCCGATGCCGTACAGGGCGAGCACGATGGGCACGCTGTTGGAGGGCACTCCGGCGCCCTCGGAGAGGATGGGAGCGATGAAGCAGTAGACCATCATCAGACCGGCCATCACGACCACCGTGGTCGACAGCGCCAGCACCACCGGGGCCTTGCCCAGCGAGCGGGTCTCCCGGCGCAGGTTCACCGGCTCGCGGGTGGTGACCGACGGCGTGAAGACGGCGACGGCGATCAGCGCCAGCACCGCGAGCACCGTGACCACGGCGAAGGCCGTACGCCAGCCGAAGACCTGGCCGAGGAAGGTCGCCGCGGGCAGTCCGATGATGTTGGCCGTGGTGGTGCCGATCAGCACCCGGGCCACGGCGGTCGCCTGCTGGCCGGGGCGGGCGATTCGGGTGGCGAGGATGGTGGCTGCACCGAGGAAGAGCCCGTGCGGCAGGCCGGTGAGGAATCGCGCCACCAGCACGGTGATGAGGTCCGGCGCCATCAGGACGGCGAGGTTGCCGGCCAGGAACAGTGCGAGGGCCCCCACCAATACCAGCTTGCGGGAGAGGCGGATGGTCAGTGCGGTCAGCGCAGGCGCCCCGAGAACCACCCCGAGGGCGTAGGCGGCGATGATGTGCCCGCCCTGTCCCACCGGGACACCGAAGTCGCGAGTCATCTCAGGCAGAAGCCCCATCACTGCGGTCTCGGAGGTGCCGATCACGAAGGCGCCCAGGGCGAGGGCGATGAGGGGGAGTGCCATGGGATGGCCTTTCACAAACAGGGCTAGCTCGCCGGGTAGTTGGCACGTGCTAACTACCCGGCGCGTTTGCGCAGGGGAAGAACTCTGAGTGGGTCGTGCAGGTGGCCGAGAGGCCGGAGAGAGTGCCGTGCTTCGCACGTGCTAAGAAGACTTTCGCTCCTGAAGCACACCCCGCGCAAGTGACCAAATCGTGACCTATGACACCTCGGTCAAAGCCTGGGTCAAAACCGATAAAGTGGCGGAATGGTGGGAAGAAAGCAGGATCCGTCCTCGTCCGGAGAAGGGGGAGTGAAGGACCTGCGCAGCGGTACCTCCCGGCGCCTCACCATGGCCGATGTGGCCGCTCACGCGGGGGTGTCACGGCAGACGGTCTCGCTCGTGCTGGCCGAGAAGCCGGGCCCGAGTTCGGACACCCGCCGGGCCGTGCTCGAGGCCGTCGACGCGCTCGATTTCCGCCCCGACGTCGCCGCGCAGTTGCTGCGCAGCGCCCGAAGCCGTCAGCTCGGCGTCCTGTTCAGCATGGAGCACTCGCACGACCCGCTCGTGGTCGAAGCCCTCTACGACGTCGCCGCGCATCACGAGTACTCCCTGGTGCTCTCCGCCGCAGCGCCGGTGCGCGGGGTTAGATCCGCCGTCGATGAGCTGCTGGGTCTGCACTGCGAGGGCGTCATCATCCTGGGCCTGGACGTCGACGAGCCCGAGCACCTGGCAGAGGTGGCCCGGATGGTGCCCGTAGTCGAGGTTGCCCAACGCAGCGGCGTGACGGGCGTCGAGACGGTGCGCACGGACGACGCC contains:
- a CDS encoding NUDIX domain-containing protein translates to MSSSQSRPAPRLRYAAYMTGLRHFRMGAGVVIRGEGERVLLVEPTYKENWEIPGGVVEADEAPWATAEREVREELGLEFRVQQPLLIDHLTTDVQLDEGMASLLASGRLTEDEAAVLRAERALSAVMWLFDGGTLSDSEVDALRLPAAELRSVRLCTMDEVRDRVNAGMWRRLTLALEAARGGTGPVLCADGVPRARS
- a CDS encoding MFS transporter is translated as MSAVSIRRFLRGRQPFPRSVLVLTAISFTVAVGFGVMLPVLPVFARDFGVGPFAASAVVSAFAFARLLTAPVIGPLLARIGERPVLVAGLLIVAVSSAAAALAMDYTQFLIFRSLGGIGSAMFTVAGMTLLLATVQAEQRGRAASLYQGGFLLGGMGGPAIGGALATISLTAPFYFYAVVLVAAAVIGAVMLRSSGQGRNDDSVEVRPFGDVLRDTRFQAAAMAGLGQGWTSFGVRSALVPLMVVEVLHGEPSWTAVAFTVSSIAQAIALGPAGRFVDTVGRKPAMIAGGLVGAAAMAGVSLSPNIWVLTAALSVYGVAAAFLSAAPAAAVGDAAGARSGTPVAVFSMVTDLGAIVGPLVAGWIAEHGSYPLAFGVGVGIMLLGAVLALRMPGGRPSRSAS
- a CDS encoding MFS transporter — encoded protein: MALPLIALALGAFVIGTSETAVMGLLPEMTRDFGVPVGQGGHIIAAYALGVVLGAPALTALTIRLSRKLVLVGALALFLAGNLAVLMAPDLITVLVARFLTGLPHGLFLGAATILATRIARPGQQATAVARVLIGTTTANIIGLPAATFLGQVFGWRTAFAVVTVLAVLALIAVAVFTPSVTTREPVNLRRETRSLGKAPVVLALSTTVVVMAGLMMVYCFIAPILSEGAGVPSNSVPIVLALYGIGTMLGALVIGPLADRALRPALYTALVLLTVTLLVFRAAMGSPWLAMGALVLLGIAAFSVNTCVQLLVIRAGGTAPTMAAAVNHSAFSLATTAASVLGGAALGFGLDYTALPVIGAVVVLAGLAVAVAAGRSARRVPTIVIESPAPARAVPALEYVRVIDQTGHLTPVSAPLAPASL
- a CDS encoding phosphotransferase enzyme family protein, encoding MTDRETPTTADLAAAFRLRHIDDSSLTPHARVYRAISGDGAAVVLKRTPGDAERTTALVAWTEALAGADVPVVTPVPMQAPNPREVDGEHWVVYPWVGGADYQGTSEQIRLAGDFLGRMHAAAVPTAGLREYGWPETGWDDVATDLETLDGILTAHEGDVANVRELGRRWWEESFPAVRAGEEALARTAVSSDYKANNLIFTDAGPVLVDPDNGGLEPRIFDLALALTLFHNECPGAPGRLFTAEEWRTFAGAYFRHVQFSEAERGLWPAALDHMLWEEGTWVLEDNDDAAWADPRQRAFLLDLAAAKPERYPLP
- a CDS encoding MMPL family transporter; its protein translation is MHSVSERDRTSRRTSLARWLVPALLVLLWIGVAGWGGPFFGQLSEVQSQSQQDFLPESAESTQVLEIRAELQDETDPPAIVVATNDGGLSPEDLAAIEELLEEVGGLEGVGTVSPLIPAEDAGADPDTVAGAQAFAAVTGESEVVEEIRAILDSAPDGITVEVTGPAAFAADLSEAFGGIDSILLLVAVAAVFLILLIVYRSPVLPLLVLTSSVAALALSVVAVYAMASAGWIDLNGQAQGILFILVIGAATDYALLLIARYRDALREEPDPLRALWRAWRAVIRPVLASAGTVVAGLLCLLLSDLTSNQALGPVASVGIVCAVLATLTFLPALLALTRRVAFFPFIPRAAPADSSSAHNSDAGGPGHKRVATRAGFWGWLAALTDRHPRRLWVGTAVFLILTAALAPTFRAAGVPESEFLLGEPESVTGQETLAELFPGGTGNPAIIIGDVEFLEELVEEIEATEGVASVALGTEPGEDGVPSADGPPTEGEGDAPDEAGGPPADAEEQEPATTEVEGREVAEIQATLSDPADSDAAIATVERLRETLPEIDANVLIGGESATTLDTRDTARSDLWTIIPLVLAVIAVILMGVLRAVIAPLLLVAATTVSFLSALGISAVFFNHVFGFSGADPVVPLFAFVFLVALGIDYSIFLATRIREEAEVIGTRRGALEGLRVTGSVITSAGIVLAATFAALAVIPLLFLVQLAFIVAVGVLIDTLIVRSLLVPGLFYDIGSRIWWPSRLAKGAHRAQ
- a CDS encoding LacI family DNA-binding transcriptional regulator, giving the protein MGRKQDPSSSGEGGVKDLRSGTSRRLTMADVAAHAGVSRQTVSLVLAEKPGPSSDTRRAVLEAVDALDFRPDVAAQLLRSARSRQLGVLFSMEHSHDPLVVEALYDVAAHHEYSLVLSAAAPVRGVRSAVDELLGLHCEGVIILGLDVDEPEHLAEVARMVPVVEVAQRSGVTGVETVRTDDAAGTRLAVDHLVGLGHRDILHLEGGAKPGAPERREGYLYAMADHDLVEHVEILAGDFTEESGVVAASALLERPRLPTAVIAANDLAARGVVETFLRAGTGVPEQVSVVGYDDSRVAALHHLSLTTVHQDPVAMAELALEACAERLEGRRDRAHDVVLPPSLTVRSTTAHPRR
- a CDS encoding ATP-binding protein; this encodes MSTEDSPPGPDPAFFNEIEEMDGDISRSRPPAGFEPHSSWTLSSADELSRLRAGLMEALSVTGDDDDQLPDIPAKLALLATELATNALKHGLPPTIVELARKGDQWLIDVADHDVDSVPVYAGVRVPGAGGLGLHLARLLSVEVGWYTGTGTKHVWAIFAAPWPLRG